A region from the Arthrobacter roseus genome encodes:
- a CDS encoding ABC transporter substrate-binding protein, with the protein MRTRIVFPALTAAAMLVLTGCVDNSATDAPNSTPGGSEEAITVQKNDELASLLPEKMKTAGVMNVGMANNYPPNEFKDGNGDPAGWSVDLTNAIGASLGLEVNFDIGTFDNILPAIKAGKDDLGMSSFTDTLEREKQADFINYYSAGIQWAAPKGKTVDPENACGLRVAVQATTYEDTHEVPAKSKACVAAGKKPIEIFRYDAQDQATNALVIGQVDAMSADSPVTLYAISKTKDKLQTAGDAFEVAPYGMPVAKDSEFTPVLQKALQSLIDDGTYTKILTKWGVESGGVQEAAINVAAAK; encoded by the coding sequence ATGCGAACAAGAATTGTTTTCCCCGCACTGACCGCAGCCGCAATGCTTGTCCTCACTGGCTGCGTGGATAACAGCGCCACCGATGCGCCGAACAGTACTCCTGGTGGTTCCGAGGAGGCGATTACGGTACAAAAGAACGATGAATTGGCGTCCCTGCTGCCGGAGAAGATGAAGACTGCGGGAGTCATGAATGTCGGCATGGCGAATAACTATCCGCCCAACGAATTTAAAGATGGCAACGGGGACCCGGCAGGCTGGTCGGTGGACCTCACCAACGCCATCGGTGCGTCGCTGGGCCTTGAAGTGAACTTCGATATCGGAACGTTTGACAACATCTTGCCAGCCATCAAGGCAGGCAAGGACGACCTGGGGATGTCCTCCTTCACGGACACCCTTGAGCGAGAGAAGCAGGCAGATTTCATTAATTATTACTCCGCCGGAATCCAGTGGGCCGCTCCCAAAGGAAAAACTGTGGACCCTGAGAACGCCTGTGGATTAAGGGTAGCGGTGCAGGCCACGACGTATGAGGACACCCATGAGGTACCTGCCAAGTCGAAAGCCTGTGTGGCTGCAGGCAAGAAGCCTATCGAAATTTTCAGATACGATGCCCAAGACCAAGCTACCAATGCCCTGGTGATCGGGCAGGTAGACGCAATGAGTGCCGACTCGCCAGTGACCTTGTACGCAATCTCGAAGACCAAGGACAAGCTACAGACGGCTGGTGACGCCTTTGAGGTAGCCCCGTACGGCATGCCCGTGGCCAAGGACAGCGAGTTTACACCGGTCCTGCAGAAGGCACTCCAGTCGCTGATCGACGACGGTACCTACACAAAGATCCTCACCAAGTGGGGAGTCGAAAGTGGTGGTGTCCAGGAAGCGGCCATCAACGTCGCCGCGGCGAAGTAG
- a CDS encoding alpha-hydroxy acid oxidase → MKIAEARQLMQFRAPVLSRRQRVLNHAFNVEEYRRAAKRVLPASIFDYLDGGAEDEVTLRRNRAVFDAWGLMPSWGPVSGPDTGTTLLGSHSELPLTLTPTGATRLFHPEGEMAVAKAAAKAGVPYTLAGLSTVSMEAVAKNNPTLQRWFNFGLGQAPQARDEKLERCRDAGYNTLIVGVDTRALGSRERDLHNGFTAPPALTLSTLAEITLHPGWWVGFLKSAGISFPNLDPVSAEPTAISPSMWQEILGHSDAGSGWNDLQALREAWSGKIILKGCVNPQDVERAADIGLDAVQLSNHGGRQLDHMLSPMDVLQECRQRVGDDLEIHVDSGIRRGSDVVKALALGADACSIGRAYLYGLVAAGSPGVSRIIEIFADELRRTMTLIGVSSIAELKTKGADVIRDVRNATIELGHSEPRPEARHDAFAFAPQPSTPFAGATHDPPSVSPLPSVS, encoded by the coding sequence ATGAAAATTGCTGAGGCCAGGCAGCTGATGCAGTTCAGGGCGCCGGTACTCTCACGGAGGCAGCGGGTACTGAACCACGCGTTCAATGTAGAGGAGTATCGTCGGGCGGCGAAGCGCGTGCTGCCAGCGAGCATCTTCGACTACCTCGACGGCGGAGCGGAGGATGAGGTAACCCTGCGGCGCAATCGCGCAGTCTTCGATGCCTGGGGACTCATGCCCAGCTGGGGGCCCGTCTCGGGGCCGGATACTGGCACCACCCTGTTGGGCTCCCACAGCGAACTGCCGTTGACACTGACCCCCACAGGCGCAACCCGGCTCTTTCATCCAGAGGGTGAGATGGCGGTCGCCAAGGCGGCTGCGAAGGCTGGTGTCCCCTACACGCTCGCCGGGCTAAGCACCGTGTCCATGGAAGCCGTGGCCAAGAATAACCCGACGCTGCAGCGGTGGTTCAACTTCGGTTTAGGTCAGGCGCCGCAGGCCCGCGATGAAAAGCTCGAACGGTGCAGGGACGCTGGCTACAACACCCTGATTGTCGGTGTCGATACCCGCGCACTTGGTTCGCGTGAACGAGATCTGCACAACGGATTTACCGCGCCTCCCGCGCTGACGCTGAGCACGCTGGCCGAGATTACGCTGCATCCGGGCTGGTGGGTTGGCTTTCTGAAGTCCGCTGGTATCAGCTTCCCCAATCTGGACCCAGTCAGCGCAGAGCCAACGGCCATCTCTCCCTCCATGTGGCAAGAGATCCTCGGGCATTCAGATGCGGGGAGCGGCTGGAATGACCTGCAGGCTCTTCGGGAGGCATGGAGCGGCAAGATCATTCTCAAAGGGTGCGTCAACCCGCAGGACGTTGAACGTGCTGCGGACATTGGCCTCGACGCTGTCCAGCTCAGCAACCACGGTGGCCGGCAACTCGACCATATGCTCAGTCCGATGGATGTCCTACAGGAATGCCGTCAACGGGTAGGGGATGACCTAGAAATCCACGTTGACTCCGGCATCCGGCGTGGCAGCGACGTCGTCAAGGCACTGGCTCTGGGCGCCGACGCATGCTCAATTGGCCGAGCCTACCTCTACGGGCTGGTTGCCGCTGGGTCTCCGGGTGTCAGCCGGATCATCGAGATCTTCGCGGACGAACTTCGGCGTACCATGACCCTCATCGGCGTTTCTTCCATTGCCGAGCTCAAGACAAAGGGCGCCGACGTTATCCGCGACGTCAGGAATGCAACCATCGAACTCGGTCACAGTGAGCCACGCCCTGAAGCAAGGCACGACGCCTTCGCCTTCGCCCCCCAACCATCCACACCTTTCGCTGGTGCAACTCATGACCCGCCGTCTGTTTCGCCTCTACCGTCCGTTTCCTGA
- a CDS encoding PucR family transcriptional regulator: MVKYQDQSRGEDFLATVTAVADAAGLEVLKLVEVSGHGLEIASGAVLFDPTAEPVTFPGGIALAIGLQLGSPTLPAQLRSLKEAGYVAVAYKRNGAADTALRRAARASSLSLLRVSDAVPWNHLQEIMSAAIVPLGALGRTLADIRPGDLFDLANAVAVQTGGAVAISDPQQSILAYSTLPEQPMDETRRTSILRLHVPHSKQNDADYKRVHAADGVVNVSTQEPELRRLAIAIRAGGVVLGSLWLLESAASIEGESDGTLREAAAVAALHLLHRQTSYAASLTRQIDMVRPLLFDANRVELTAARLGISTATVRVAALSAWPALKSAPNTLRSRMRLFEIVRASCAVRLPSAVCGLADNIVYLVLPQSDANTAAFQNNAVRHLVRSASKLLGRPLLAGLGMESPVASLQTSRVDAEAVLSEQLWQADERRLDLESDNVVADRASLGPAPYMREILVRLRKEGLLPGIFAERIAAYDVLKKTGFGATIRTYLDCACNAISTAAALGIHVNTVRYRLSRVEPLFGLDLADPETRLLLWLQLGVGTTVLKRDEKLLP, translated from the coding sequence ATGGTTAAGTACCAGGACCAGAGCCGCGGGGAGGACTTCCTGGCAACGGTTACAGCCGTCGCCGATGCAGCCGGGTTGGAAGTCCTCAAGCTGGTTGAAGTTTCCGGTCACGGACTGGAGATCGCCTCTGGGGCGGTACTTTTTGATCCGACCGCCGAACCGGTCACATTTCCCGGTGGCATTGCACTCGCGATCGGTCTCCAGCTGGGCTCGCCGACGCTGCCAGCGCAACTGCGGTCGCTCAAGGAAGCTGGTTACGTGGCTGTGGCCTACAAGCGCAACGGGGCGGCGGACACTGCCCTCCGCCGGGCGGCCAGGGCGTCCTCGCTTTCGCTGCTTCGTGTATCGGACGCCGTGCCGTGGAACCATCTCCAGGAGATCATGTCCGCGGCCATCGTTCCGCTTGGCGCTTTGGGTAGGACGTTGGCCGATATTCGGCCCGGCGACCTGTTTGACCTCGCCAATGCGGTTGCTGTCCAGACCGGCGGCGCCGTGGCCATTTCCGATCCACAGCAGTCCATCCTTGCGTATTCGACTCTTCCGGAGCAGCCGATGGACGAGACCCGGCGGACGTCGATCCTGCGTCTTCACGTGCCGCATTCGAAACAAAACGATGCCGACTACAAGCGGGTGCATGCAGCCGACGGTGTGGTGAATGTTTCCACGCAGGAGCCAGAGCTGCGGCGGCTGGCCATCGCCATCCGGGCTGGGGGTGTGGTTCTGGGCTCGTTGTGGCTTCTCGAATCAGCCGCAAGTATAGAAGGGGAGTCCGATGGAACCCTTCGGGAGGCAGCTGCCGTTGCTGCGCTGCACCTCCTGCATCGGCAAACATCCTATGCCGCCAGTCTCACCCGGCAGATCGACATGGTCCGACCACTGCTGTTTGACGCCAACCGGGTTGAATTGACGGCGGCGCGGCTCGGGATTTCAACAGCTACCGTCCGCGTCGCTGCACTCAGCGCATGGCCAGCGCTGAAGAGCGCGCCGAATACACTGCGGTCAAGAATGCGGCTGTTCGAAATTGTTCGGGCCTCCTGCGCCGTCCGTCTTCCCTCAGCGGTCTGCGGACTGGCTGACAATATTGTTTACCTGGTGCTGCCGCAGAGCGATGCGAATACCGCCGCTTTCCAGAATAACGCGGTGAGGCACCTCGTACGCAGTGCCAGCAAGCTATTGGGCAGACCCTTGCTGGCAGGACTGGGAATGGAGAGTCCCGTTGCCTCACTTCAAACATCGCGGGTGGACGCGGAGGCCGTTCTCTCGGAACAGTTATGGCAGGCGGACGAGCGCCGACTGGACCTGGAATCAGACAATGTGGTCGCTGACCGCGCCTCGCTGGGGCCCGCCCCATATATGCGCGAGATCCTGGTTCGGTTGCGCAAGGAAGGCTTGCTACCAGGGATCTTTGCTGAACGGATCGCTGCCTACGACGTACTGAAGAAAACGGGCTTCGGCGCCACCATCCGGACGTATCTGGATTGCGCATGCAACGCCATCAGCACAGCCGCGGCGTTGGGGATTCACGTCAATACGGTGCGTTACCGGCTTTCGCGAGTGGAACCTCTCTTTGGACTGGACCTCGCTGATCCGGAGACGCGGCTACTGCTCTGGCTACAACTGGGGGTCGGCACAACGGTACTGAAGCGAGATGAGAAGCTGCTGCCCTGA
- a CDS encoding Ku protein, translating to MRSIWKGSIAFGLVNVPVKVYSATESHDISLHQVHEKDGGRIRYQRRCEICGEVVDYDNIDKSYDDGEQTVVLTDEDMDSLPVEKNREIDVVEFVPTEQVDPIMFERAYYLEPDSKSTKSYVLLRKTLEKTERTAIVHFTLRQKSRLAALRVRGDALMLQTLLWDDEVREADFPSLEESVKISAKELDMAASLVESFSSDFDPSQFTDDYQEQLRQLVEAKLEKGEGFSTEETFGETDDDDEGGNVIDLMEALRRSVEKNRGKKGSKTSDADNPVKKKAKSKPKKKATAKKSA from the coding sequence ATGAGATCCATTTGGAAGGGTTCAATTGCCTTTGGTCTGGTCAACGTACCGGTCAAGGTATACAGCGCCACGGAAAGTCACGACATCAGCCTGCACCAGGTGCATGAGAAGGACGGCGGGCGAATTCGGTATCAGCGCCGCTGCGAGATCTGCGGCGAAGTGGTGGACTACGACAACATTGACAAGTCATATGATGACGGCGAGCAAACCGTTGTGCTCACCGACGAAGACATGGATTCGCTGCCGGTTGAGAAGAACCGCGAGATCGACGTCGTGGAGTTCGTACCGACTGAGCAAGTGGACCCGATCATGTTTGAGCGTGCCTACTATCTGGAGCCCGATTCAAAATCGACGAAGTCCTATGTGCTCCTGCGCAAAACGCTCGAGAAGACGGAGCGCACCGCAATTGTGCATTTCACCCTGCGTCAGAAGAGCCGGCTCGCGGCGTTGCGCGTCCGCGGGGATGCCCTCATGTTGCAGACACTCCTGTGGGATGACGAAGTGCGTGAGGCTGACTTCCCGTCGTTGGAGGAGAGCGTCAAGATCTCCGCCAAGGAACTGGACATGGCGGCGTCGTTGGTTGAGTCGTTCAGTTCCGATTTTGACCCGTCACAGTTCACTGACGACTATCAGGAGCAGCTGCGGCAGTTGGTGGAAGCAAAACTCGAAAAGGGCGAGGGGTTCAGCACCGAGGAAACCTTCGGCGAAACGGACGACGACGACGAGGGCGGCAACGTCATCGACCTCATGGAGGCGCTGCGACGCTCCGTCGAAAAGAATCGGGGCAAGAAAGGCAGCAAAACGTCCGACGCCGACAATCCGGTCAAGAAGAAGGCGAAGTCCAAACCGAAGAAGAAAGCTACCGCAAAGAAAAGTGCCTGA
- a CDS encoding SRPBCC domain-containing protein, whose product MIPDANEPIVTLLNDGGETAVKTEYRFDAPPAKMWEFLTDPKKLRFWFPCEMTIQLREKGSVIFTFPDDRPETGSVVAVDENRLLAYTWGEELLRWTLKAVDDGCRLVLTDVLAKPSTAANVAAGWHLTFLGLDDLLHERELGQDPAIWDDFVRRYRTQFANKP is encoded by the coding sequence GTGATCCCTGACGCCAATGAACCCATAGTGACCCTGCTCAACGACGGCGGCGAGACTGCTGTTAAAACGGAGTACCGTTTTGATGCGCCGCCTGCGAAGATGTGGGAGTTCCTCACCGACCCCAAGAAGCTGCGCTTCTGGTTCCCGTGTGAGATGACCATTCAACTCCGCGAGAAGGGGTCCGTGATTTTCACGTTCCCAGATGATCGCCCGGAGACCGGTTCGGTGGTGGCCGTGGATGAGAACCGGCTGTTGGCCTACACGTGGGGTGAGGAGTTGCTTCGCTGGACGCTGAAAGCGGTCGACGACGGCTGCCGTCTGGTGTTGACGGATGTTTTGGCGAAACCTTCCACCGCTGCGAATGTTGCGGCTGGTTGGCACCTGACGTTCCTTGGCCTCGATGACCTCCTCCATGAACGCGAGCTCGGACAGGACCCCGCGATCTGGGACGATTTTGTGCGGCGGTACAGGACGCAGTTCGCCAATAAGCCCTAA
- a CDS encoding NADH:flavin oxidoreductase/NADH oxidase translates to MTSLLFEPLTIGNFTFRNRVWLAPMCQYSAVDGVPNEWHLVHLGARASGGFGLVLTEATAVVPEGRISPADTGIWNDEQTREWKKTVDFIHSRGAAAGVQLAHAGRKASTPAPWDGHESIANDDGGWTTVAPSAVPFPGYKAPRELSLDEIKALPGLFADAARRSLEAGFDVVELHAAHGYLLHEFLSPLSNERTDEYGGSHENRARLLIETTRAVREVWSKDKPLFVRISATDWTEGGITVKESARTAALLKDAGADLIDVSTGGNVKAKIPVGPGYQVEAAATVRTGGLPVSAVGLITEPRQAEQILQDGKADAVMLAREALRDPNWPLRAQHELGVDPVSTPWPLQYERAAWQ, encoded by the coding sequence ATGACCTCTTTGCTCTTCGAGCCGCTGACCATTGGCAACTTCACGTTCCGTAATCGCGTGTGGCTGGCGCCCATGTGCCAGTACTCCGCCGTGGACGGCGTCCCGAATGAGTGGCATCTTGTGCATCTCGGCGCGCGCGCATCGGGTGGTTTTGGACTGGTTTTGACGGAGGCGACGGCGGTGGTCCCCGAAGGGCGTATCTCACCAGCGGATACGGGCATCTGGAATGACGAGCAGACCCGTGAGTGGAAGAAAACCGTTGACTTTATCCACTCACGCGGGGCGGCTGCCGGAGTCCAGCTGGCCCATGCCGGCCGCAAAGCGTCCACGCCAGCGCCGTGGGACGGGCATGAAAGCATAGCGAACGACGACGGCGGCTGGACCACCGTTGCGCCGAGCGCGGTCCCCTTTCCCGGCTACAAGGCGCCCCGCGAACTCAGCCTCGATGAGATCAAAGCCCTCCCTGGTCTCTTCGCGGACGCCGCCCGGCGATCGCTGGAAGCCGGGTTCGACGTCGTCGAACTTCACGCCGCTCACGGCTATCTCCTGCACGAATTCCTCTCCCCACTGAGCAATGAGCGCACGGACGAATACGGCGGGAGCCATGAAAACCGTGCGAGGCTGCTCATCGAAACCACTCGCGCGGTGCGGGAGGTCTGGTCCAAAGACAAGCCCCTCTTTGTGCGGATCTCCGCAACGGACTGGACCGAAGGCGGCATCACCGTCAAGGAATCAGCTCGCACGGCAGCGCTGCTGAAGGACGCCGGAGCTGATCTGATCGATGTCTCCACCGGCGGCAACGTCAAGGCAAAGATTCCGGTGGGTCCCGGCTATCAGGTGGAGGCCGCCGCAACCGTCCGCACCGGCGGGCTGCCGGTCAGCGCCGTCGGGCTCATCACCGAGCCGCGGCAGGCGGAGCAGATCCTGCAGGACGGAAAGGCCGACGCCGTCATGCTGGCCCGCGAGGCACTCCGCGACCCGAACTGGCCGCTACGGGCCCAGCATGAACTCGGCGTCGATCCGGTCAGCACCCCGTGGCCGCTTCAGTACGAACGTGCCGCCTGGCAATAA
- a CDS encoding VOC family protein translates to MLAFQKVDKPTAGKNKIHLDLDASDLDSEVDRLVAAGARLIERRGDESFRWVTFADPQGNEFDVAEHG, encoded by the coding sequence ATGCTGGCTTTCCAGAAGGTCGATAAACCTACCGCTGGCAAGAACAAAATCCACCTGGATCTGGACGCGTCAGACCTCGACTCCGAGGTTGACCGTTTGGTCGCAGCCGGGGCGAGGCTCATCGAGCGGCGGGGTGACGAGAGCTTTCGATGGGTCACGTTCGCGGACCCTCAGGGCAACGAGTTTGACGTAGCCGAGCACGGCTGA
- a CDS encoding TIGR01777 family oxidoreductase: MGITHSSTVNSPIEEVFAWHTRPGAFTRLSPPWQPVSLRAESESLKDGQAILSLPGGLTWVSQHDPEGYRPPHQFVDTISSNGITSLPVKALLRWRHTHEFAECDGGAGTRIIDRVETPVGLKLLRPMFVYRHRQLADDLSAHRWAKENGAQPLTIAVTGSSGLVGTALCAFLTSGGHRVIRLVRHPVQNPNERQWDPLQPDPALLENIDALVHLAGESIAGRFTSEHKKAVRESRVQPTRLLSELAAKTPSGPLILVAASAIGYYGPQRGDEVLTEDSSVGDGFLANVVSDWEDATRPATEAGIRVTNVRTGIVQSPRGGTLRLFRPLFSLGLGGRTSTGKQWLSWIDIDDLIDIYNRALFDPELSGPVNAVAPTPVRNSEYAKTLARVLKRPALLPVPSAGPTLILGEEGSQELAEASQNVTPTKLQHAGHRFRQPDLEGSLRHQLGRDEA; the protein is encoded by the coding sequence ATGGGAATCACGCATTCCAGTACCGTCAACTCCCCTATTGAGGAAGTTTTCGCCTGGCACACCCGGCCCGGAGCATTTACGCGACTGTCACCGCCTTGGCAGCCGGTCAGCCTCCGCGCTGAGAGCGAGTCGTTGAAAGACGGCCAAGCCATACTTTCTCTACCTGGCGGCCTCACCTGGGTGTCCCAGCATGACCCGGAGGGGTACCGGCCACCTCATCAGTTCGTGGACACCATCTCATCAAACGGAATCACCTCGCTGCCTGTCAAGGCTCTCCTGCGATGGCGCCATACGCACGAATTTGCAGAATGCGACGGCGGCGCAGGGACGCGCATCATCGACCGGGTAGAAACACCCGTCGGATTAAAGTTGTTACGCCCGATGTTCGTATATCGGCACCGACAACTTGCCGATGACCTTTCAGCACACCGTTGGGCAAAAGAAAACGGTGCACAGCCATTGACGATTGCTGTGACGGGATCTTCAGGCCTGGTCGGTACGGCGCTCTGCGCGTTCCTCACCTCAGGTGGACACCGGGTGATTCGTCTCGTTCGGCACCCGGTTCAGAATCCTAACGAGCGCCAGTGGGATCCTCTGCAGCCGGACCCAGCCTTGCTGGAGAACATTGACGCTCTTGTGCACCTTGCCGGCGAATCCATTGCTGGGCGCTTTACCAGCGAACATAAGAAAGCGGTCCGTGAAAGCCGGGTTCAACCGACCCGGCTCCTCTCTGAGCTTGCAGCTAAAACACCCTCGGGTCCGCTTATTCTGGTGGCCGCCTCCGCCATTGGCTACTACGGGCCGCAACGCGGTGATGAGGTTCTGACCGAAGACAGCTCAGTCGGCGACGGTTTTCTCGCGAATGTTGTGTCCGACTGGGAAGATGCCACTCGCCCGGCTACAGAGGCTGGTATCCGCGTCACGAATGTGCGCACCGGCATAGTGCAGTCACCCCGTGGTGGCACCCTGCGACTGTTCCGGCCCCTCTTCTCTCTGGGCCTCGGCGGACGTACCTCCACCGGCAAACAATGGCTGTCCTGGATCGATATTGACGATCTCATCGACATCTACAACCGAGCCCTCTTTGACCCTGAACTCTCAGGCCCAGTCAACGCCGTGGCACCCACTCCGGTACGTAACTCGGAATACGCGAAAACTTTGGCCCGTGTCCTGAAAAGGCCAGCACTGCTCCCTGTGCCGAGCGCAGGGCCCACGTTGATACTCGGGGAGGAAGGCTCACAAGAACTCGCCGAAGCCAGCCAAAACGTTACGCCGACCAAACTCCAACACGCGGGCCATCGTTTCCGGCAACCCGACCTTGAAGGGTCGCTCCGTCACCAGCTGGGACGGGACGAAGCCTGA
- a CDS encoding VOC family protein: protein MSREFQVTFDCHDPLTLSIFWRDALGYVHPFPPGADLPEGTDPLAAWATFLEQAGVPKQLRNSSSALEDPEKCGPRLFFQQVPEVKVAKNRLHLDIRAAPGLQGSERMAAFEAECERLVALGATRLQRHEPDLPMNTGFIVMADPEGNEFCLD from the coding sequence ATGAGCCGCGAATTCCAAGTCACGTTCGACTGCCACGACCCCCTGACACTTTCGATTTTCTGGCGAGATGCGCTGGGCTATGTCCACCCGTTTCCACCCGGAGCGGACTTACCCGAAGGCACGGATCCACTGGCCGCGTGGGCGACCTTCCTGGAGCAAGCCGGCGTCCCAAAACAGCTCCGCAACTCAAGTTCAGCACTCGAAGACCCAGAAAAGTGCGGCCCTCGGCTATTTTTCCAACAAGTGCCTGAAGTCAAGGTGGCCAAAAATCGGCTTCACCTCGATATCCGAGCAGCTCCGGGCCTTCAAGGAAGCGAGCGGATGGCAGCATTCGAAGCAGAGTGCGAACGGCTGGTCGCGCTAGGAGCGACGAGGCTGCAGCGGCACGAGCCTGACCTTCCCATGAACACCGGTTTCATCGTCATGGCGGATCCCGAGGGCAACGAGTTCTGCCTGGACTGA
- a CDS encoding TetR family transcriptional regulator C-terminal domain-containing protein, whose translation MPKVVDHDARRLELVEVTWRVIAQSGIDGATMREIASHAGFANGALKPYFASKDDLLAASFQHVFNLTNERTERSTKDLSGLAALRAFCHEVLPLDEDRILEARIVVPFWQKALTDPEKAEQHAQDMNQWRTRMLGYLQQARDEGIITKPIVDIQVVRHLLSTTMGAQVMAVLYPAEFSPAQQIEALDAYLAML comes from the coding sequence GTGCCGAAAGTAGTCGACCATGATGCGCGGCGTCTTGAACTCGTCGAAGTCACCTGGCGGGTCATCGCTCAAAGCGGTATCGATGGTGCCACCATGCGGGAAATAGCAAGCCACGCAGGATTCGCCAACGGCGCCCTTAAGCCCTACTTCGCCTCCAAGGACGATCTTTTGGCGGCGTCATTTCAGCACGTCTTCAACTTGACCAATGAGAGGACGGAGAGAAGCACCAAAGACCTGTCGGGTCTGGCGGCACTGCGTGCTTTCTGCCACGAGGTGCTTCCCCTGGATGAGGACCGCATCCTTGAAGCGAGAATCGTGGTCCCGTTCTGGCAGAAGGCTCTGACTGACCCGGAGAAGGCAGAACAGCACGCGCAGGACATGAATCAGTGGCGGACACGCATGCTGGGTTATCTACAACAGGCCCGCGACGAGGGAATCATCACCAAGCCGATTGTGGACATTCAGGTTGTCCGTCATCTTCTATCGACCACCATGGGAGCCCAGGTTATGGCGGTTCTCTATCCGGCAGAATTCTCTCCCGCGCAACAGATTGAGGCGCTGGACGCCTACCTGGCGATGCTTTAA